Proteins encoded within one genomic window of Humulus lupulus chromosome 1, drHumLupu1.1, whole genome shotgun sequence:
- the LOC133823132 gene encoding BURP domain-containing protein 3-like: protein MALHFPIEDHSRFLPKEVADSIPFSISQLPNLLQLFSITKGSSEAKYMEETIQDCGIKPIDGEIKRLNLLSTTHPTMATAVMQNYTVLEVPKEVLAPKMVVCHPVPYPYDVFFCHHFGTETKVFQATFGGKNGNNVEAVIICHMDISYWDPDHILFQLLRVKPGVSSPVCHFLPTNHLVWIPSPIIETE, encoded by the exons ATGGCCCTCCACTTTCCCATCGAAGACCATTCTCGCTTCTTGCCCAAAGAAGTAGCTGACTCTATTCCATTCTCAATCTCCCAACTCCCCAACCTTCTCCAACTCTTCTCAATCACAAAAGGCTCTTCTGAAGCCAAATACATGGAGGAAACCATCCAAGATTGTGGAATCAAACCCATTGATGGTGAGATCAA GCGTCTCAATCTTCTATCAACCACTCACCCAACAATGGCTACTGCTGTCATGCAGAATTACACTGTTTTGGAAGTACCTAAAGAGGTTTTAGCCCCCAAGATGGTGGTTTGTCATCCAGTGCCTTATCCCTATGAtgttttcttttgccaccacttTGGGACAGAGACCAAGGTTTTTCAAGCTACCTTTGGTGGCAAGAATGGAAACAATGTAGAAGCAGTCATCATTTGCCACATGGACATATCTTATTGGGATCCTGATCACATCTTGTTTCAACTACTCAGAGTCAAGCCCGGTGTCTCCTCCCCAGTGTGCCACTTCCTCCCAACAAATCACCTTGTTTGGATACCATCACCAATAATAGAAACTGAATAA